A window of Piliocolobus tephrosceles isolate RC106 chromosome 13, ASM277652v3, whole genome shotgun sequence contains these coding sequences:
- the LOC111540711 gene encoding olfactory receptor 2AT4 codes for MDTTACSESVDGSPIFYPVGIPSLPETFFLPVFLIFLLFYLLILMGNALVLVAVVAEPPQALYFFLINLSTLDILFTTTTVPRMLSLFLLGDRSLSFSSCLLQMYLFQSFTCSEAFILVVMAYDRYVAICHPLHYPVLMNPQTSATLAASAWLTALLLPIPAVVRTSQMTYNRIAYIYHCFCDHLAVVQASCSDTTLQTHMGFCIAMVASFLPLLLVLLSYAHILASVLRISSQEGRAKAFSTCSSHLLVVGTYYSSIAIAYVAYGVDLSLDFHVMGNVIYAILTPILNLLIYTLRNRDVKAAITKITSQDLSCDRSI; via the coding sequence ATGGATACCACAGCCTGTAGTGAATCAGTGGATGGCTCACCCATCTTCTATCCGGTGGGCATCCCCTCTCTGCCAGAGACCTTCTTCCTccctgtgtttttaattttcctcctcttctacCTTCTCATCCTGATGGGTAATGCCCTGGTTCTGGTGGCCGTGGTGGCAGAGCCTCCACAAGCCCTGTACTTCTTTCTGATCAATCTCTCCACCTTGGACATCCTTTTCACCACAACAACTGTCCCCAGGATGCTGTCTCTATTCTTGCTTGGGGACCGCTCCCTCAGCTTTTCTTCCTGCTTACTGCAGATGTACCTCTTCCAAAGTTTTACATGTTCAGAAGCCTTCATCCTGGTGGTCATGGCCTATGACCGCTATGTGGCTATCTGTCACCCACTGCACTACCCTGTCCTCATGAACCCACAGACCAGTGCTACCTTGGCAGCCAGTGCCTGGCTTACTGCCCTCCTCCTGCCCATCCCAGCAGTAGTAAGGACCTCCCAGATGACATACAACAGGATTGCCTACATCTACCACTGCTTCTGTGATCATCTGGCTGTGGTCCAGGCCTCCTGCTCTGACACCACCCTCCAGACCCACATGGGCTTCTGCATCGCCATGGTGGCGtccttcctcccccttctcctggTGCTTCTCTCCTATGCCCACATCCTGGCCTCGGTGCTTCGTATCAGTTCCCAAGAAGGACGGGCAAAAGCCTTCTCCACCTGCAGCTCCCACctcctggtggtgggcacctactACTCATCTATTGCCATAGCCTACGTGGCTTACGGGGTTGACCTGTCCCTTGACTTCCACGTCATGGGCAATGTGATATATGCCATTCTCACACCAATTCTCAACCTTCTCATTTACACTCTGAGAAACAGGGATGTAAAGGCAGCCATCACCAAAATCACATCTCAAGACCTAAGCTGTGACAGGAGCATTTGA